A part of Jiangella alba genomic DNA contains:
- the rplB gene encoding 50S ribosomal protein L2, whose translation MGIRKYKPTTPGRRGSSVADFVEVTRSTPEKSLVRPLPKKGGRNNSGKITTRHQGGGHKRQYRVIDFRRADKDGVPAKVAHIEYDPNRTSRIALLHYADGEKRYILAPYRLAQGATVEAGPGADIKPGNNLPLRNIPVGTVVHAIELRPGGGAKIARSAGVGVQLVAKEGTWAQLRMPSGEIRNVDVRCRATVGEVGNAEQSNINWGKAGRMRWKGKRPTVRGVAMNPVDHPHGGGEGKTSGGRHPVNPNGRPEGRTRRKNKPSDRQIVRRRKTGKKR comes from the coding sequence ATGGGAATCCGAAAGTACAAGCCGACGACGCCGGGCCGACGCGGCTCCAGTGTCGCCGACTTCGTCGAGGTCACCCGGTCCACGCCCGAGAAGTCGCTGGTGCGGCCGCTGCCCAAGAAGGGCGGCCGTAACAACTCCGGCAAGATCACGACGCGGCACCAGGGTGGCGGCCACAAGCGCCAGTACCGGGTCATCGACTTCCGCCGGGCCGACAAGGACGGCGTGCCGGCGAAGGTCGCGCACATCGAGTACGACCCCAACCGCACGTCGCGCATCGCGCTGCTGCACTACGCCGACGGCGAGAAGCGCTACATCCTGGCGCCGTACCGCCTGGCGCAGGGCGCCACCGTCGAGGCCGGCCCCGGCGCCGACATCAAGCCCGGCAACAACCTGCCGCTGCGCAACATCCCGGTCGGTACGGTCGTCCACGCCATCGAGCTGCGGCCCGGTGGCGGCGCGAAGATCGCCCGCTCCGCCGGTGTCGGCGTCCAGCTGGTCGCCAAGGAAGGCACCTGGGCGCAGCTGCGCATGCCGTCCGGCGAGATCCGCAACGTCGATGTGCGCTGCCGCGCCACCGTCGGCGAGGTCGGCAACGCCGAGCAGTCGAACATCAACTGGGGCAAGGCCGGCCGCATGCGCTGGAAGGGCAAGCGCCCGACGGTCCGTGGTGTCGCCATGAACCCGGTCGACCACCCGCACGGTGGTGGCGAGGGCAAGACCTCCGGTGGTCGTCACCCGGTCAACCCGAACGGTCGTCCCGAGGGGCGCACCCGCCGGAAGAACAAGCCCAGCGACCGTCAGATCGTCCGCCGTCGCAAGACCGGCAAGAAGCGCTGA
- the rplW gene encoding 50S ribosomal protein L23 yields the protein MTVNRRDPRDILIVPVVSEKSYSLLDENKYTFVVAPDANKTEIKIAVEKVFNVKVTGVNTQNRQGKRRRTRFGVGKRPDTKRAIVTVAEGQRIDIFSGPVG from the coding sequence GTGACCGTCAACCGCAGGGACCCGCGCGACATCCTCATCGTGCCGGTCGTGTCCGAGAAGAGCTACAGCCTTCTCGACGAGAACAAGTACACCTTCGTGGTCGCGCCCGACGCGAACAAGACCGAGATCAAGATCGCGGTCGAGAAGGTGTTCAACGTCAAGGTCACCGGTGTCAACACCCAGAACCGCCAGGGCAAGCGCCGTCGCACCCGCTTCGGTGTGGGCAAGCGCCCCGACACCAAGCGCGCGATCGTGACGGTCGCCGAGGGCCAGCGCATCGACATCTTCTCCGGCCCGGTCGGCTGA
- the rplD gene encoding 50S ribosomal protein L4: protein MSTVTVLDAAGKKSGTVDLPAEVFEVQVNVPLIHQVVVAQLAAARQGTHATKTRAEVSGGGAKPYRQKGTGRARQGSIRAPQFTGGGIVHGPQPRDYSQRTPKKMKAAALRGALSDRASHGRVHVVTGFVDGDVPSTKGALKALQSVTERRSVLVVIERGDEVTVKSLRNAPQVHLLVADQLNTYDVLCADDIVFTKGALDAFLGGGEQAAEEGTK, encoded by the coding sequence GTGAGCACCGTCACGGTTCTCGACGCCGCCGGCAAGAAGTCCGGCACGGTCGACCTTCCGGCCGAGGTCTTCGAGGTCCAGGTCAACGTTCCGCTGATCCACCAGGTCGTGGTGGCCCAGCTGGCCGCGGCCCGTCAGGGCACGCACGCCACCAAGACCCGCGCCGAGGTGTCCGGCGGCGGCGCCAAGCCGTACCGCCAGAAGGGCACCGGCCGCGCCCGTCAGGGCTCGATCCGCGCGCCGCAGTTCACCGGCGGCGGCATCGTCCACGGCCCGCAGCCGCGCGACTACTCGCAGCGCACGCCGAAGAAGATGAAGGCCGCGGCTCTGCGCGGCGCGCTGTCCGACCGGGCGAGCCACGGCCGTGTGCACGTGGTCACCGGCTTCGTCGACGGCGACGTCCCGAGCACGAAGGGCGCCCTGAAGGCCCTGCAATCGGTCACCGAGCGGCGCAGCGTCCTGGTCGTGATCGAGCGCGGCGACGAGGTGACGGTGAAGAGCCTGCGCAACGCGCCGCAGGTGCACCTGCTCGTGGCCGACCAGCTGAACACGTACGACGTGCTCTGCGCCGACGACATCGTCTTCACCAAGGGCGCGCTCGACGCGTTCCTGGGTGGCGGGGAGCAGGCCGCTGAGGAGGGCACCAAGTGA
- the rplC gene encoding 50S ribosomal protein L3: MSIQSSEAATTVRKGLLGEKLGMTQVWDENNRIVPVTVIKAGPCVVTQVRTPDKDGYDAVQLGFGAPNPRKVTKPAQGHFDKAGVTPRRHVAELRTADASEYTLGQEVTVEVFEAGQEVDVTGTTKGKGFAGVMKRHGFHGLRASHGVQRKHRSPGSIGGCATPGRVFKGMKMAGRMGAERVTTQNIAVQAVDAEQGLLLLKGAVPGPNGGLVFVRTAAKGVTQ; this comes from the coding sequence ATGAGTATTCAGTCTTCCGAGGCCGCCACCACGGTGCGCAAGGGCCTGCTGGGCGAGAAGCTCGGCATGACCCAGGTGTGGGACGAGAACAACCGCATCGTGCCGGTCACCGTGATCAAGGCCGGGCCGTGCGTCGTCACGCAGGTCCGCACGCCCGACAAGGACGGCTACGACGCGGTCCAGCTCGGCTTCGGCGCGCCGAACCCGCGCAAGGTCACGAAGCCCGCCCAGGGCCACTTCGACAAGGCCGGCGTCACGCCGCGCCGTCACGTCGCCGAGCTGCGCACCGCTGACGCCTCCGAGTACACGCTCGGCCAGGAGGTCACGGTCGAGGTGTTCGAGGCCGGCCAGGAGGTCGACGTCACGGGCACCACGAAGGGCAAGGGCTTCGCCGGCGTCATGAAGCGCCACGGCTTCCACGGTCTGCGCGCCTCGCACGGTGTGCAGCGCAAGCACCGCTCGCCGGGCTCCATCGGTGGCTGCGCCACCCCGGGCCGCGTCTTCAAGGGAATGAAGATGGCCGGCCGCATGGGCGCCGAGCGTGTGACCACCCAGAACATCGCGGTCCAGGCCGTCGACGCCGAGCAGGGGCTGCTGCTCCTCAAGGGCGCCGTCCCGGGCCCCAACGGCGGTCTGGTCTTCGTCCGCACGGCCGCGAAGGGAGTGACCCAGTGA
- the rpsJ gene encoding 30S ribosomal protein S10, whose translation MAGQKIRIRLKAYDHEVIDTSARKIVDTVTRTGAQVAGPVPLPTEKNVYCVIRSPHKYKDSREHFEMRTHKRLIDIIDPTPKTVDSLMRLDLPAGVDIEIKL comes from the coding sequence ATGGCGGGACAGAAGATCCGCATCCGGCTCAAGGCCTATGACCACGAGGTCATCGACACGTCGGCACGGAAGATCGTCGACACGGTGACGCGCACGGGTGCGCAGGTCGCAGGCCCGGTGCCGCTGCCTACCGAGAAGAACGTGTACTGCGTCATCCGATCGCCGCACAAGTACAAGGACAGCCGCGAGCACTTCGAGATGCGTACGCACAAGCGGCTCATCGACATCATCGACCCGACGCCGAAGACCGTCGACTCGCTCATGCGTCTCGACCTGCCGGCCGGCGTCGACATCGAGATCAAGCTCTGA
- the tuf gene encoding elongation factor Tu, translating into MGKAKFERNKPHVNIGTIGHVDHGKTTLTAAITKVLHEKYPELNEATPFDDIDKAPEEKQRGITINIAHVEYQTEKRHYAHVDAPGHADYIKNMITGAAQMDGAILVVAATDGPMPQTKEHVLLARQVGVPYILVALNKADMVDDEEILELVELEVRELLSEYEFPGDDVPVIKVSALKALEGDAEWVKSVEDLMEAVDENVPDPVRDIEKPFLMPIEDVFTITGRGTVVTGRVERGVLKANEEVELVGIRPGPAQKTTVTAVEMFRKTLDEARAGENVGLLLRGTKREDVERGMVAVKPGTNTPHTDFEAQVYILSKDEGGRHTPFFNNYRPQFYFRTTDVTGVVTLPEGTEMVMPGDNTSMSVVLIQPIAMEEGLKFAIREGGRTVGAGNVTKILK; encoded by the coding sequence GTGGGTAAGGCGAAGTTCGAGCGGAACAAGCCGCACGTCAACATCGGCACGATCGGTCACGTCGACCACGGCAAGACCACGCTCACGGCTGCCATCACCAAGGTGCTGCACGAGAAGTACCCGGAGCTGAACGAGGCCACTCCGTTCGACGACATCGACAAGGCGCCGGAGGAGAAGCAGCGCGGTATCACGATCAACATCGCGCACGTCGAGTACCAGACCGAGAAGCGTCACTACGCGCACGTCGACGCTCCGGGCCACGCCGACTACATCAAGAACATGATCACCGGCGCGGCGCAGATGGACGGCGCGATCCTCGTGGTCGCGGCCACCGACGGCCCGATGCCGCAGACCAAGGAGCACGTGCTGCTGGCCCGTCAGGTCGGCGTGCCGTACATCCTGGTCGCGCTGAACAAGGCCGACATGGTCGACGACGAGGAGATCCTGGAGCTCGTCGAGCTCGAGGTCCGCGAGCTGCTCTCCGAGTACGAGTTCCCCGGCGACGACGTCCCGGTCATCAAGGTCTCGGCGCTGAAGGCGCTCGAGGGCGACGCCGAGTGGGTCAAGTCGGTCGAGGACCTCATGGAGGCCGTCGACGAGAACGTGCCGGACCCGGTGCGCGACATCGAGAAGCCGTTCCTGATGCCGATCGAGGACGTCTTCACCATCACCGGTCGTGGCACGGTCGTCACCGGCCGCGTCGAGCGCGGTGTGCTGAAGGCCAACGAGGAGGTCGAGCTCGTCGGCATCCGTCCGGGCCCGGCCCAGAAGACCACGGTCACCGCCGTCGAGATGTTCCGCAAGACCCTCGACGAGGCGCGTGCGGGCGAGAACGTCGGCCTGCTGCTGCGCGGTACCAAGCGCGAGGACGTCGAGCGCGGCATGGTCGCGGTGAAGCCCGGCACCAACACGCCGCACACCGACTTCGAGGCGCAGGTCTACATCCTGTCCAAGGACGAGGGTGGCCGGCACACGCCGTTCTTCAACAACTACCGTCCGCAGTTCTACTTCCGGACCACTGACGTCACCGGCGTCGTCACGCTGCCCGAGGGCACCGAGATGGTCATGCCGGGCGACAACACGAGCATGTCCGTCGTGCTGATCCAGCCGATTGCCATGGAAGAGGGCCTGAAGTTCGCCATCCGCGAGGGTGGCCGGACCGTTGGTGCCGGCAACGTCACCAAGATCCTCAAGTAG
- the fusA gene encoding elongation factor G yields the protein MATDLRKLDLAKVRNIGIMAHIDAGKTTTTERILYYTGINYKIGEVHDGAATMDWMEQEQERGITITSAATTCEWDDHTINIIDTPGHVDFTVEVERSLRVLDGAVAVFDGVAGVEPQSETVWHQANKYGVPRICFVNKLDRTGAEFHRCVDMIVSRLKATPLVLQLPIGAEADFRGLVDLVDMKAMLWSAETPLGEMYDTVDIPDTHTEAAQEWRDRLLETIAENDEAMMELYLEGKEPGRDELIAAIRRATIAGNLTPVLTGSAFKNKGVQPMLDAVVRYLPSPVDVGAVEGHAVDNEDEILTRAPEEDAPLSSLAFKIMADPHLGKLTFVRVYSGTLTTGTMVLNSTKGNKERIGKIYRMHANKREEIEKASAGQIVAVMGLKNTTTGDTLSDSAQPVILESMKFPAPVISVAIEPKTKSDQEKLGTAIQRLADEDPTFQVRTDEDTGQTIISGMGELHLEILVDRMKREFKVEANVGKPQVAYRETIRRKVEKVEYTHKKQTGGSGQFARVIIDIEPTGGEGDGGYEFVNSVTGGRIPREYIPSVDAGAQEAMEFGVVAGYPLVDVKVTLQDGAYHDVDSSELAFKIAGSMAFKEAARRADPVLLEPMFEVEVSTPEDYMGEVIGDLNSRRGQIQAMEERAGQRIVKALVPLSEMFGYVGDLRSKTQGRASYSMQFDSYAEVPRNVAEEIIKKVRGE from the coding sequence ATGGCGACCGACCTCCGCAAGCTCGATCTGGCCAAGGTCCGCAACATCGGCATCATGGCCCACATCGACGCCGGTAAGACCACCACCACTGAGCGGATCCTGTACTACACCGGGATCAACTACAAGATCGGTGAGGTCCACGATGGCGCAGCCACCATGGACTGGATGGAGCAGGAGCAGGAACGCGGCATCACGATCACCTCGGCCGCGACCACCTGTGAGTGGGACGACCACACCATCAACATCATCGACACGCCCGGCCACGTCGACTTCACCGTCGAGGTCGAGCGGTCGCTGCGCGTCCTCGACGGCGCGGTGGCCGTGTTCGACGGCGTCGCCGGCGTCGAGCCGCAGTCGGAGACCGTCTGGCATCAGGCCAACAAGTACGGTGTCCCGCGCATCTGCTTCGTGAACAAGCTCGACCGCACGGGTGCCGAGTTCCACCGCTGCGTCGACATGATCGTGTCGCGGCTCAAGGCCACCCCGCTGGTGCTGCAGCTCCCGATCGGCGCCGAGGCGGACTTCCGCGGCCTCGTCGACCTCGTCGACATGAAGGCCATGCTCTGGTCGGCCGAGACGCCGCTGGGCGAGATGTACGACACCGTCGACATCCCCGACACCCACACCGAGGCCGCTCAGGAGTGGCGCGACCGCCTCCTCGAGACCATCGCCGAGAACGACGAGGCGATGATGGAGCTGTACCTCGAGGGCAAGGAGCCCGGCCGCGACGAGCTGATCGCCGCCATCCGCCGTGCGACCATCGCCGGCAACCTGACCCCGGTGCTCACCGGCTCGGCGTTCAAGAACAAGGGCGTGCAGCCCATGCTCGACGCCGTCGTGCGTTACCTGCCGTCGCCGGTCGACGTCGGCGCGGTCGAGGGCCACGCGGTCGACAACGAGGACGAGATCCTCACGCGCGCGCCCGAAGAGGACGCGCCGCTGTCGTCGCTGGCGTTCAAGATCATGGCCGACCCGCACCTCGGCAAGCTCACCTTCGTCCGGGTCTACTCGGGCACGCTGACCACCGGCACCATGGTGCTGAACAGTACGAAGGGCAACAAGGAGCGCATCGGCAAGATCTACCGCATGCACGCGAACAAGCGTGAGGAGATCGAGAAGGCCAGCGCCGGCCAGATCGTCGCCGTCATGGGTCTGAAGAACACCACGACGGGCGACACCCTGTCCGACTCCGCCCAGCCGGTGATCCTCGAGTCGATGAAGTTCCCGGCGCCGGTCATCTCGGTGGCCATCGAGCCGAAGACCAAGAGCGACCAGGAGAAGCTGGGCACGGCCATCCAGCGCCTCGCCGACGAGGACCCGACGTTCCAGGTCCGCACCGACGAGGACACCGGCCAGACCATCATCTCCGGCATGGGCGAGCTCCACCTGGAGATCCTGGTCGACCGCATGAAGCGGGAGTTCAAGGTCGAGGCGAACGTCGGCAAGCCGCAGGTCGCCTACCGCGAGACCATCCGCCGCAAGGTCGAGAAGGTCGAGTACACCCACAAGAAGCAGACCGGTGGGTCCGGCCAGTTCGCCCGCGTCATCATCGACATCGAGCCCACGGGCGGCGAGGGCGACGGCGGCTACGAGTTCGTCAACTCCGTCACCGGTGGCCGCATCCCGCGGGAGTACATCCCGTCGGTCGACGCGGGTGCGCAGGAGGCGATGGAGTTCGGTGTCGTCGCCGGCTACCCGCTGGTGGACGTGAAGGTGACGCTGCAGGACGGCGCCTACCACGACGTCGACTCCTCGGAGCTGGCGTTCAAGATCGCCGGTTCCATGGCGTTCAAGGAAGCTGCTCGGCGCGCCGACCCGGTGCTGCTCGAGCCGATGTTCGAGGTCGAGGTGTCCACGCCCGAGGACTACATGGGCGAGGTCATCGGTGACCTCAACTCCCGCCGTGGCCAGATTCAGGCCATGGAGGAGCGTGCTGGCCAGCGCATCGTCAAGGCGCTGGTCCCGCTGTCGGAGATGTTCGGCTACGTCGGTGACCTCCGCAGCAAGACCCAGGGCCGGGCCAGCTATTCGATGCAGTTCGACTCCTACGCCGAGGTTCCCCGGAACGTGGCGGAAGAGATCATCAAGAAGGTCCGGGGAGAGTAA
- the rpsG gene encoding 30S ribosomal protein S7 codes for MPRKGPAPKRPVVVDPVYGSPLVTQLVNKVLEDGKKSIAEGIVHGALEGCREKTGTDPVVTLKRALDNVKPTLEVRSRRVGGATYQVPIEVRAGRSTTLALRWLVSYSRARREKTMMERLMNEILDASNGLGAAVKRREDTHKMAESNKAFAHYRW; via the coding sequence ATGCCGCGTAAGGGTCCCGCTCCCAAGCGGCCGGTCGTCGTCGACCCCGTCTACGGGTCGCCGCTGGTCACCCAGCTGGTCAACAAGGTGCTCGAGGACGGCAAGAAGTCCATCGCCGAGGGCATCGTGCACGGCGCCCTCGAGGGCTGCCGCGAGAAGACCGGCACCGACCCCGTCGTCACGCTCAAGCGCGCGCTCGACAACGTCAAGCCGACCCTCGAGGTCCGCAGCCGCCGCGTCGGTGGCGCGACCTACCAGGTGCCCATCGAGGTGCGCGCCGGCCGCAGCACCACGCTGGCGCTGCGCTGGCTGGTCAGCTACTCCCGCGCCCGTCGTGAGAAGACGATGATGGAGCGCCTCATGAACGAGATCCTCGACGCCTCCAACGGCCTCGGTGCCGCCGTGAAGCGTCGCGAGGACACCCACAAGATGGCCGAGTCGAACAAGGCCTTCGCGCACTACCGCTGGTAG
- the rpsL gene encoding 30S ribosomal protein S12 — protein sequence MPTIQQLVRKGRQDKVAKNKTPALKGSPQRRGVCTRVYTTTPKKPNSALRKVARVKLTSQIEVTAYIPGVGHNLQEHSMVLVRGGRVKDLPGVRYKIIRGSLDTQGVKNRKQARSRYGAKKEKS from the coding sequence GTGCCTACGATCCAGCAGTTGGTCCGCAAGGGCCGCCAGGACAAGGTCGCCAAGAACAAGACCCCGGCGCTCAAGGGCAGCCCGCAGCGTCGCGGCGTGTGCACGCGCGTGTACACCACGACGCCGAAGAAGCCGAACTCGGCGCTTCGGAAGGTCGCCCGTGTCAAGCTGACCAGCCAGATCGAGGTCACCGCGTACATCCCCGGTGTCGGTCACAACCTGCAGGAGCACTCGATGGTGCTCGTGCGCGGCGGCCGTGTGAAGGACCTCCCGGGTGTCCGGTACAAGATCATCCGCGGTTCGCTCGACACCCAGGGCGTCAAGAACCGTAAGCAGGCGCGCAGCCGCTACGGCGCGAAGAAGGAGAAGAGCTGA
- a CDS encoding ADP-ribosyltransferase, giving the protein MAQLPGAVHDATGGLAAVVLSHVRVVERRAGAALSSSEQHALRDAAAAMRQALATATEALTLAAVSAAAEADELLRPLPTAMTAAAAVPISAQAPAPATVSALTAGPAPGQVTACATAAAPAQVTACATGTAPATTPATAPVAAPVAAPARARTSAAASAPPTALATVPATATTQAPAPVSTPVSAPVSTPVSAPVSTPAPVSTPAPVSTAAPVSTPAPVSTPAPVSTPAPVSTPATASTPATAPATDPAAAPATTPGRAALERLTSAQRRALHHYTTVEGAGELNAYLRHPTEVPAKRRAALGQLVDDAVAGVAALPRFAGLAYRGTSLPAAQLRRWRPGVVVADRGFASASASPSVADAFRGGGNAFITVVGHSGADIRALSSFPHEAEVLYPPGTRFRVVDRSWDHRRECWSFLIEEVTSCASTAPSTTS; this is encoded by the coding sequence TTGGCGCAGCTGCCCGGCGCGGTTCACGACGCCACCGGCGGGCTCGCCGCGGTGGTGCTCTCCCACGTCCGCGTCGTCGAGCGGCGGGCCGGAGCGGCGCTGTCATCGTCCGAGCAGCACGCCCTCCGCGACGCCGCCGCGGCCATGCGACAGGCGCTCGCGACCGCCACCGAGGCGCTGACGCTCGCCGCCGTCTCCGCGGCCGCCGAGGCCGACGAGCTGCTGCGCCCCCTGCCGACGGCGATGACGGCGGCCGCGGCGGTTCCGATCTCCGCGCAGGCTCCGGCCCCAGCCACTGTTTCGGCGCTGACGGCCGGACCGGCACCGGGCCAGGTGACGGCATGCGCCACGGCCGCGGCACCGGCCCAGGTGACGGCATGCGCCACGGGCACGGCCCCAGCAACGACGCCGGCCACGGCACCGGTAGCGGCACCGGTCGCGGCGCCAGCCCGGGCAAGGACCTCGGCCGCCGCATCGGCACCGCCAACGGCGCTGGCCACGGTCCCCGCCACGGCAACCACCCAGGCCCCGGCCCCGGTCTCGACCCCCGTCTCGGCCCCGGTCTCGACCCCCGTCTCGGCCCCCGTCTCGACCCCAGCCCCGGTCTCGACCCCAGCCCCGGTCTCCACCGCAGCCCCGGTCTCCACCCCAGCCCCGGTCTCCACCCCAGCCCCGGTCTCCACCCCAGCCCCGGTCTCCACCCCGGCCACGGCCTCGACCCCGGCCACAGCGCCGGCGACGGACCCGGCAGCGGCCCCTGCCACGACACCTGGGCGGGCGGCGCTGGAGCGGCTGACGTCCGCGCAGCGCCGCGCTCTGCATCACTACACGACGGTCGAAGGGGCCGGCGAGCTGAACGCGTACCTCCGCCACCCCACCGAGGTTCCGGCGAAACGACGGGCGGCACTGGGACAGCTGGTCGACGACGCGGTGGCGGGGGTGGCGGCGCTGCCCCGATTCGCCGGCCTCGCCTACCGCGGCACGTCGCTGCCGGCGGCGCAGCTGCGGCGGTGGCGGCCGGGCGTCGTCGTGGCGGATCGGGGGTTCGCCAGTGCGTCGGCGAGCCCGTCGGTGGCCGACGCGTTCCGGGGCGGCGGAAACGCCTTCATCACCGTCGTGGGGCACAGCGGCGCCGACATCCGGGCGCTGTCGTCGTTCCCGCACGAGGCCGAGGTGCTGTACCCGCCCGGCACGCGGTTCCGCGTCGTCGATCGGTCGTGGGACCATCGGCGCGAGTGCTGGAGCTTCCTGATCGAGGAGGTCACGTCATGCGCTTCGACCGCACCGTCTACGACCAGCTGA